Proteins co-encoded in one Verrucomicrobiia bacterium genomic window:
- a CDS encoding PQQ-binding-like beta-propeller repeat protein: MKCVAALCLGVSLLAGALPSTTWAQNDWPQWRGPSRDDLSKESGLLKQWPAEGPKKVWMYQDGGLGYAGFSVAKGKLFTMGARGETEFLIALDANTGKELWSAPVGTRYTNRWGDGPRSTPTVDGDKVYTMGGRGDLICANLADGKVLWKKSMTALGGKLQNWGYTESVLVDGDKVVCTPGGPQGAIAAFKKTDGTLLWQSADFTDEAQYSSIIPINHYGKKQYVQLTMKSIVGIDPANGKVLWRSDFPGKTAVIPTPIYKDGYVFVTAGYNVGCKMVQISKDNQVTDVYANMVMKNHHGGVILVGDHLYGHSDGPGWICQDFKTGEQVWANKSVGKGAVGYADGMLYLLDEANGNVVLIEASPKGWSEKGRFKLDPQTTQRSPQGKIWVHPVIVNGKLYLRDQEIILCYDVKK, from the coding sequence ATGAAATGTGTCGCCGCCTTATGCCTTGGGGTATCCCTCCTTGCGGGAGCCTTGCCATCAACCACTTGGGCTCAAAATGACTGGCCACAATGGCGCGGTCCGAGCCGGGATGATCTTTCCAAAGAGTCCGGTTTGCTGAAGCAATGGCCGGCGGAAGGGCCGAAGAAGGTCTGGATGTATCAGGACGGCGGTTTGGGTTATGCCGGTTTTTCGGTCGCCAAAGGCAAGCTTTTCACCATGGGTGCGCGGGGTGAGACGGAGTTTTTGATCGCTTTGGATGCCAATACGGGCAAGGAGCTGTGGTCAGCTCCCGTGGGAACGCGCTACACGAACCGCTGGGGTGATGGCCCGCGTTCGACGCCTACGGTGGATGGTGACAAGGTTTATACGATGGGTGGTCGCGGTGACTTGATCTGCGCGAATCTGGCGGATGGCAAGGTGCTTTGGAAAAAGAGCATGACGGCTTTGGGCGGCAAGCTTCAGAATTGGGGCTACACGGAATCCGTGCTGGTGGATGGCGACAAGGTCGTTTGCACGCCGGGCGGACCGCAAGGTGCGATTGCTGCCTTCAAGAAGACAGATGGCACGCTACTCTGGCAGAGTGCGGATTTTACGGATGAAGCCCAGTATTCATCCATCATCCCCATCAATCATTATGGCAAGAAGCAGTATGTGCAATTGACCATGAAAAGCATCGTGGGCATCGACCCGGCCAATGGCAAGGTGCTGTGGCGGTCTGACTTCCCGGGCAAGACAGCGGTAATCCCCACGCCTATCTACAAAGACGGCTATGTGTTCGTCACGGCTGGTTACAACGTTGGCTGCAAAATGGTGCAGATCAGCAAGGACAATCAGGTGACGGATGTTTATGCCAATATGGTGATGAAGAATCATCATGGCGGCGTGATCTTGGTAGGTGACCATCTTTACGGTCATTCGGATGGACCGGGTTGGATTTGTCAGGATTTCAAAACGGGAGAACAGGTCTGGGCTAACAAGTCAGTGGGCAAAGGCGCTGTCGGTTATGCGGATGGCATGCTGTATCTGCTGGATGAAGCCAATGGCAACGTGGTGTTGATCGAGGCTTCACCAAAGGGCTGGAGTGAGAAGGGGCGGTTCAAGCTGGACCCGCAAACGACTCAGCGTAGTCCGCAAGGTAAGATCTGGGT